The following are from one region of the Mycolicibacterium diernhoferi genome:
- a CDS encoding TetR/AcrR family transcriptional regulator, protein MTPVEPTSRERIVDAAIKSFARQGVSNTPLRAVAEAAGVSVGLVQHYFGNKAGLTAAVDEYVLQVFGEVLESEPLPEPPADHSVELRGRFARLFHTYPEVTDYVAHALSEGDEIGAVIFDGLLRISTVQGEKYAEHGLVRSDLDLLWGTINPLILRVGAAMLRSHIERHIPGPFYSAEQLQRWDSAVTLLIRRGQFTPEATDI, encoded by the coding sequence GTGACTCCCGTCGAGCCGACCAGTAGAGAACGCATTGTTGATGCCGCAATCAAATCTTTTGCTCGACAGGGCGTTTCCAATACGCCGTTGCGAGCGGTGGCCGAGGCCGCCGGGGTGAGTGTCGGGCTGGTGCAGCACTACTTCGGCAACAAGGCCGGCCTGACCGCCGCGGTGGACGAGTATGTCCTGCAGGTTTTCGGTGAGGTCCTGGAATCGGAGCCGCTCCCGGAGCCACCTGCGGACCATTCGGTGGAGTTGCGCGGGCGGTTCGCCCGGCTTTTCCACACCTACCCCGAAGTCACCGACTATGTCGCCCATGCGTTGAGTGAGGGCGACGAGATCGGGGCCGTCATCTTCGACGGGCTCCTGCGCATCAGCACCGTGCAGGGCGAGAAGTACGCCGAGCACGGGCTGGTCCGTTCCGACCTCGATCTGCTGTGGGGGACGATCAACCCCCTGATCCTGCGGGTCGGGGCCGCCATGCTGCGCAGTCACATCGAACGCCACATCCCCGGACCGTTCTACTCCGCCGAGCAGTTGCAGCGATGGGACTCCGCGGTCACGTTGCTTATCCGGAGGGGGCAGTTCACCCCGGAGGCTACCGACATCTAG
- a CDS encoding fatty acid desaturase family protein, with amino-acid sequence MAIADVPSYLHLTDADVEEIAYELDVIRRDIEDSLGAKDAAYIRRVIHFQRALDVAARLTIAGSKSKAGWLLGTGALAYAKSIENMELGHNISHGQWDWMNDPEIHSNTWEWDMVGDSAQWRYSHNYRHHVYSNVLGMDEDIGYRLHRVTTDQQWRPVHLATPLRNLVLAAMFEWGIALHGLHSEKLRGESSDAPAAEKRKFRAKIVRQLAKDYVFLPALSLRRWRRTFAANFTANVVRNLWVYVNIICGHIPDGAETFDPAVLKDETKGEWYLRQMLGTANYEVSPLVALSGGHLCYQIEHHLFPDLPSNRLAEVSVRVRELCEKYDLPYNSASLGRQYFRTQRTIHGLAFPDWVVRLVRRRSSCR; translated from the coding sequence ATGGCGATCGCCGATGTCCCCAGCTACCTGCACCTCACCGACGCGGACGTCGAAGAGATCGCCTATGAACTGGACGTGATCCGCCGTGACATCGAGGACTCGCTCGGGGCCAAGGACGCGGCCTACATCCGGCGGGTGATCCATTTCCAGCGGGCGCTGGACGTCGCGGCGCGCCTGACGATCGCCGGTAGCAAGTCCAAGGCCGGCTGGCTGCTGGGCACGGGTGCGCTGGCCTATGCGAAGTCCATCGAGAACATGGAACTCGGCCACAACATCTCCCACGGCCAGTGGGACTGGATGAACGATCCCGAGATCCACTCCAACACCTGGGAGTGGGACATGGTCGGGGATTCGGCGCAGTGGCGGTACTCACACAACTACCGCCACCACGTGTACAGCAACGTGCTCGGCATGGACGAGGACATCGGCTACCGCCTGCATCGGGTGACCACCGATCAGCAGTGGCGCCCTGTGCACCTGGCGACTCCGCTGCGAAACCTGGTGCTGGCGGCCATGTTCGAATGGGGCATCGCGTTGCATGGCCTGCATTCGGAGAAGCTGCGGGGCGAATCGTCGGACGCTCCCGCGGCGGAGAAGCGGAAGTTCCGCGCCAAGATCGTCCGGCAGCTGGCCAAGGATTATGTGTTCCTGCCGGCGCTGAGCCTGCGCCGGTGGCGGCGCACCTTCGCGGCCAACTTCACCGCGAATGTGGTCCGCAACCTGTGGGTGTACGTGAACATCATCTGCGGCCACATTCCCGACGGCGCCGAGACGTTCGACCCGGCGGTGCTCAAGGACGAGACCAAGGGCGAGTGGTACCTGCGGCAGATGCTCGGGACCGCGAACTACGAGGTGAGCCCGCTGGTGGCGCTCTCGGGTGGGCACCTGTGCTACCAGATCGAGCACCACCTGTTCCCGGACCTGCCGAGCAACCGGCTGGCCGAGGTCAGCGTGCGGGTGCGGGAACTGTGTGAGAAGTACGACCTGCCCTACAACTCGGCTTCGCTTGGCCGCCAGTACTTCCGGACGCAACGGACCATTCATGGGTTGGCGTTCCCGGACTGGGTGGTGCGGTTGGTGCGGCGGCGCAGTTCTTGTCGCTGA
- a CDS encoding zinc ribbon domain-containing protein yields the protein MADAWSQPGGPSGSVLCPQGHANSPSYRFCSVCGSPIGVVPFPEDIESTGSSGRRRLGWIIGAAAAVVVVVTGATTAVLLSRPSGDTSAAGAAGGFETGTPAAVSAAPVCTEPPILETESFDLTDEGLVVGAALFSGCPGGDVEAGEAVRVTVADGERDIAAGEFDFSASPVEMRGSVPEHRTLVFPKGMYWRTPDMVSGKPTLVAHRGERRTATPVASMAAVERLVAVGPAEPEHGSVEGVAKAVLNELRDADYPVVLEGAANSWVPQVSSKRAGLVVDGRTLSNADVLRDHLDFRQRFDQARLVYSGQWSTFNDSDWWVTVVGPSWVYPEGANGWCDRQGFGVDDCFAKFLSNLFGPERTTVYRK from the coding sequence ATGGCCGATGCGTGGAGTCAGCCGGGAGGACCGTCGGGCAGCGTGCTGTGCCCGCAGGGACATGCGAACTCGCCGAGCTACCGGTTCTGCAGCGTCTGTGGGTCCCCGATCGGCGTGGTGCCGTTTCCCGAAGATATTGAGTCGACGGGATCGTCCGGCAGACGGCGACTCGGGTGGATCATCGGTGCGGCCGCTGCGGTGGTGGTGGTGGTCACGGGCGCGACCACCGCGGTGCTGCTCTCCCGGCCGTCGGGTGACACGTCGGCAGCAGGCGCCGCAGGCGGTTTCGAGACGGGGACGCCCGCGGCGGTCTCCGCGGCGCCGGTGTGCACCGAACCGCCCATTCTGGAGACCGAGTCATTTGACCTGACGGACGAGGGCCTCGTGGTCGGCGCCGCGCTGTTTTCCGGGTGCCCGGGCGGCGATGTCGAAGCAGGAGAGGCGGTCCGGGTGACGGTCGCCGACGGTGAACGCGATATCGCAGCCGGGGAGTTCGACTTTTCCGCATCGCCGGTCGAGATGAGGGGGAGCGTGCCCGAGCATCGCACGCTGGTGTTCCCGAAGGGCATGTACTGGCGGACACCGGACATGGTCAGCGGCAAGCCGACGCTCGTGGCGCATCGAGGTGAACGCCGTACGGCGACTCCGGTCGCGTCGATGGCTGCCGTCGAGCGGCTGGTGGCGGTTGGGCCGGCGGAGCCGGAACACGGCAGCGTGGAGGGAGTCGCCAAGGCGGTGCTCAATGAGCTGCGGGACGCCGACTACCCGGTGGTGCTGGAGGGCGCGGCGAATAGTTGGGTGCCCCAAGTCAGTTCGAAGCGCGCCGGGTTGGTCGTCGATGGCCGAACGCTCAGCAATGCCGACGTGCTGCGTGATCACCTCGATTTCCGGCAGCGATTCGATCAGGCTCGACTCGTGTACTCGGGTCAGTGGTCGACGTTCAACGACAGCGACTGGTGGGTGACGGTGGTCGGACCGTCCTGGGTCTATCCCGAGGGTGCGAACGGATGGTGCGATCGCCAGGGCTTCGGCGTGGACGACTGCTTCGCGAAATTCCTCAGCAACCTGTTCGGGCCGGAACGTACGACTGTGTACAGGAAGTGA
- a CDS encoding wax ester/triacylglycerol synthase domain-containing protein, producing MSHYMRSTDAFTWAMESDPRLRSTVVTVLLLEKSPNWDRVRDRINLISRKLPMFRQRVVESPLQGAPRWEDAPDFDLDFHIRHVASPEPGTLDGVLELARVAEMEDFDRARPLWEVMLIDGLDDGGAAVVCKFHHALTDGVGGVQIGMILFDLSEQPADTEPLPPARAVSASPWWGEYRSVLGHDVKLAATTVAGALAATPGLVYNSVRRPKSTVESAVATAASIYRTVRPVTHTGSPLMTGRTLTRRLGVHQVPRRALREAAHRGGGALNDAFVAGLAGGLRLYHDEHGVEVGDLHLTMPISLRTEDDEMGGNRITLMRFDVPVGVVDPAERIAAVHQQTAKVRREKSLPYTEWIAGALNLMPRWYIGSILRNVDFLASDVPGIPVPVFLGGASLVMQYAFGPTIGAAVNVTLLSYVDTCSLGIDVDTGAIPDFEVFHECLVAGFDEVLALAA from the coding sequence ATGAGCCATTACATGCGAAGCACTGATGCGTTCACCTGGGCGATGGAGAGCGATCCGCGCCTGCGGTCGACTGTGGTCACCGTGCTCCTGCTGGAGAAGTCGCCGAATTGGGACCGCGTGCGCGACAGGATCAATCTGATCAGCCGCAAGCTGCCGATGTTTCGGCAACGGGTGGTGGAATCTCCGCTTCAGGGGGCCCCGCGGTGGGAGGACGCCCCGGACTTCGATCTCGACTTCCACATCAGGCATGTCGCTTCGCCCGAACCGGGCACGCTCGACGGGGTGCTGGAGCTGGCGCGGGTCGCCGAGATGGAGGACTTCGACCGGGCTCGCCCGCTGTGGGAGGTCATGCTGATCGACGGTCTCGACGACGGCGGGGCGGCGGTGGTGTGCAAATTCCACCATGCCCTCACCGACGGTGTGGGCGGTGTGCAGATCGGGATGATCCTGTTCGACCTCTCCGAGCAGCCCGCAGACACCGAACCGCTTCCGCCTGCCCGGGCGGTGTCGGCGTCGCCGTGGTGGGGTGAGTACCGCAGCGTGCTGGGCCACGACGTGAAACTCGCTGCAACGACGGTGGCGGGAGCGCTGGCCGCGACCCCGGGACTTGTGTACAACAGCGTCCGCCGCCCGAAGTCGACCGTCGAATCCGCGGTGGCCACCGCCGCGTCGATCTACCGCACCGTCCGCCCGGTGACCCACACCGGGTCACCCCTGATGACGGGCCGCACGCTGACCCGCCGTCTCGGGGTGCATCAGGTGCCACGACGTGCGCTGCGGGAGGCGGCGCACCGCGGCGGTGGGGCGCTCAACGACGCGTTCGTCGCCGGGCTGGCCGGCGGGCTGCGGCTCTACCACGACGAGCACGGCGTCGAGGTGGGCGACCTGCATCTGACCATGCCGATCAGCCTGCGGACCGAGGACGACGAGATGGGTGGTAATCGAATCACGCTGATGCGCTTCGACGTACCGGTGGGAGTCGTCGACCCGGCCGAGCGCATCGCCGCGGTCCACCAGCAGACGGCCAAGGTGCGCCGGGAGAAGTCGCTGCCCTACACCGAGTGGATCGCGGGCGCGCTCAACCTGATGCCGCGCTGGTACATCGGCTCGATCCTGCGCAACGTCGACTTCCTGGCCAGCGACGTTCCGGGGATTCCGGTGCCGGTATTCCTCGGCGGCGCCAGCCTGGTGATGCAGTACGCGTTCGGCCCGACCATCGGCGCGGCCGTCAACGTGACGTTGCTCAGTTACGTCGACACCTGCTCCCTGGGCATCGACGTCGACACCGGTGCGATACCGGATTTCGAGGTCTTCCACGAATGCCTCGTCGCGGGTTTCGACGAGGTGCTGGCGTTGGCTGCCTGA
- the otsB gene encoding trehalose-phosphatase has protein sequence MKLPVTIDPRYHDAVLLDLDGALTSDVPIFGATVDLTRKLRTVGVEVAVYSSSPQCRKALVAAGIDDLFDVCIDGSDGARGTVETPDPTVLLEAAGRLGVRPQRCVVVENSAAGVAAGRQGGFALVVGIDGAGGPDELTRHGADVVLDRLADIAVRTGDRRISELPNAVGSYGQLIGTTTARKSALFLDFDGTLSPIVSDPAAARLVDGVAEALELLSGLCPVAIVSGRDLADVRDRVGVSGLWYAGSHGFELTAPDGAYHSNDAAAVFVPILEQAAADLGQTLARVPGARIEHKRFAVAVHYREVAPENVNAIISATKQLGAQLGLRVTSGRMLVELRPDVDWDKGTTLAWIRERIDPSDSLLPIYIGDDLTDEDAFDAIRFDGVGIVVRHDEDSDRKTAAHFSLQSPDQVREFIERGSQWLSFQHEVADKAWDYVFDGYDPQNEKLREALCTVGNGCFATRGAAPESKAGQVHYPGTYVAGVFNRLVDNVSGTEIDNESLVNLPNWLALTFRIDGGDWFDIDAVTVLSYHQTLDLRAAVLTREVRFRDKAGRASALRQRRFVAMHLPHVGALETTVRAEDWSGTIEFRSTLDGNVKNSLVERYRDLANQHLGSVETREIADDSVLLSVQTNQSRIPVAMAARTTVWRDGAPVPVAFALFDQAAEIGHDIAVQLSTGETVTVEKLVTVHTGRDVATSEPGVDAQRGLARLGRFAEVLDGHLTAWTHLWERLSIEFDDFSDEVRILRLHLLHLLQTVSPNTADLDVGVPARGLHGEAYRGHIFWDELFIFPVLNLRFPMITRSLLAYRYRRLPEARHAARAAGHAGAMFPWQSGSDGREESQRLHLNPRSGRWNPDASARAHHIGVAVAYSAWKFYQVTGDLAYLIDYGAELIVEVARFFVSLAGYDDERERFEIKGVIGPDEFHSGYPTAPYDGIDNNAYTNVMAVWVIMRALDALNLLPLPNRLDLLESLGLHSAELAHWEQVSRRMYVPFHDGVISQFEGYGDLAELDWGRLRRQYGNIQRLDRILEAEDDDVNRYKASKQADVLMLLYLLSADELRELLDRLGYRLLPEQVPAMVDYYLARTSHGSTLSGVVHTWVLARANRDRALEFFQQALKSDVSDIQGGTTSEGVHLAAMAGTVDLMQRCFTGLETRSDRLILSPYWPESLGVLVIPIHYRGLHLHLRVSGKGVIISVDPRHAAGIDVECRGRVVKLMPGTTVRFPD, from the coding sequence ATGAAACTGCCGGTCACGATCGATCCCCGCTATCACGACGCGGTGCTGCTCGACCTCGACGGTGCGCTGACCAGCGATGTGCCGATCTTCGGGGCGACCGTCGACCTGACCCGCAAACTCCGGACCGTCGGGGTCGAGGTGGCCGTCTACTCGTCCAGCCCGCAGTGCCGCAAGGCCCTGGTGGCCGCCGGGATCGATGATCTGTTCGACGTCTGCATCGACGGCAGCGACGGCGCCCGCGGCACCGTCGAAACACCCGATCCCACAGTACTTCTGGAGGCCGCCGGCCGCCTCGGGGTGCGGCCGCAGCGGTGTGTCGTCGTGGAGAACTCGGCCGCCGGGGTGGCGGCAGGCCGCCAGGGCGGGTTCGCGCTCGTGGTCGGTATCGACGGGGCCGGCGGTCCCGACGAGTTGACCCGCCACGGCGCCGACGTCGTGCTCGACCGCCTCGCCGACATCGCCGTCCGCACCGGAGACCGGCGCATCTCGGAGCTGCCGAATGCGGTGGGTTCCTACGGCCAGTTGATCGGCACCACCACCGCACGCAAGTCGGCGCTGTTCCTGGACTTCGACGGAACGCTGTCGCCCATCGTCTCGGACCCCGCCGCGGCCAGGCTCGTCGATGGTGTTGCCGAGGCGCTCGAGCTCCTCTCCGGACTGTGCCCGGTGGCCATCGTGAGCGGGCGTGACCTCGCGGATGTCCGCGACCGAGTCGGTGTCTCCGGCCTCTGGTACGCCGGCAGCCACGGGTTCGAGTTGACGGCGCCAGACGGCGCCTACCACAGCAACGATGCCGCCGCCGTGTTCGTCCCCATCCTCGAGCAGGCCGCCGCCGACCTGGGTCAGACCCTGGCCCGGGTTCCCGGCGCGCGCATCGAGCACAAGCGCTTCGCCGTCGCGGTGCACTACCGCGAGGTAGCGCCGGAGAATGTCAACGCGATCATCTCTGCCACAAAACAACTCGGCGCGCAATTGGGGCTGCGGGTGACCAGCGGGCGGATGCTCGTCGAACTGCGGCCCGACGTCGACTGGGACAAGGGCACCACCCTGGCCTGGATCCGCGAGCGCATCGACCCGTCGGACTCCCTGCTGCCGATCTACATCGGCGACGACCTCACCGACGAGGACGCCTTCGATGCAATCCGGTTCGACGGCGTCGGGATCGTCGTCCGACACGACGAGGACAGCGACCGCAAGACGGCCGCACATTTCAGCCTGCAGAGCCCGGATCAGGTGCGCGAGTTCATCGAACGGGGTTCCCAGTGGCTGTCATTCCAGCACGAGGTGGCGGACAAGGCCTGGGACTACGTCTTCGACGGATACGACCCGCAGAACGAGAAGCTCCGTGAGGCACTGTGTACGGTCGGCAACGGCTGCTTCGCCACCCGGGGCGCCGCGCCCGAGTCGAAGGCCGGGCAGGTGCACTATCCGGGCACCTATGTGGCAGGGGTGTTCAACCGGCTGGTCGACAACGTGTCGGGCACCGAGATCGACAACGAGAGTCTGGTCAACCTGCCGAATTGGCTTGCGTTGACGTTCCGTATCGACGGCGGCGACTGGTTCGACATCGACGCGGTCACCGTCCTGTCGTACCACCAGACCCTCGACCTGCGTGCCGCGGTGCTGACCCGCGAGGTGCGCTTCCGTGACAAGGCCGGCCGGGCCAGCGCGCTGCGACAGCGCCGGTTCGTGGCCATGCACCTGCCCCACGTCGGGGCGTTGGAGACGACGGTGCGCGCCGAGGACTGGTCGGGGACCATCGAGTTTCGCTCCACCCTCGACGGCAACGTGAAGAATTCGCTGGTGGAGCGCTACCGGGACCTGGCCAACCAGCATCTCGGGTCGGTGGAAACCCGTGAGATCGCCGATGATTCAGTGCTGCTGAGCGTGCAGACCAACCAGTCCCGCATTCCGGTGGCGATGGCCGCGCGCACCACCGTCTGGCGGGACGGGGCACCGGTGCCCGTGGCCTTCGCGCTGTTCGACCAGGCCGCCGAAATCGGTCACGACATCGCGGTGCAGCTGTCAACCGGCGAGACGGTGACGGTCGAGAAGCTCGTCACCGTACACACCGGCCGCGATGTCGCCACCTCCGAACCGGGGGTCGACGCCCAGCGCGGGCTGGCTCGGCTCGGCCGGTTCGCCGAGGTGCTGGACGGACACCTGACCGCATGGACGCACCTGTGGGAGCGGTTGTCCATCGAGTTCGACGACTTCTCCGACGAAGTGCGGATCCTGCGCCTGCATCTGCTGCATCTGCTGCAGACGGTGTCACCGAACACCGCGGACCTCGACGTCGGGGTGCCGGCCCGCGGACTGCACGGGGAGGCCTATCGCGGGCACATCTTCTGGGATGAGTTGTTCATCTTCCCCGTCCTGAACCTGCGGTTCCCGATGATCACCAGGTCGCTACTGGCCTACCGTTACCGGCGCCTGCCCGAGGCCCGGCACGCCGCCCGAGCAGCCGGCCATGCGGGCGCGATGTTTCCCTGGCAGTCCGGTAGCGACGGGCGCGAGGAAAGTCAACGGCTGCACCTGAATCCGCGCAGCGGCCGCTGGAATCCGGACGCCAGCGCCCGGGCACACCACATCGGCGTCGCCGTCGCCTACAGCGCGTGGAAGTTCTATCAGGTCACCGGCGACCTCGCCTATCTGATCGACTACGGCGCCGAGCTGATCGTCGAGGTCGCGCGGTTCTTCGTCAGCCTGGCGGGTTACGACGACGAGCGGGAACGCTTCGAGATCAAGGGTGTGATCGGGCCGGACGAATTCCACTCCGGCTACCCCACGGCCCCCTACGACGGTATCGACAACAACGCCTACACCAACGTCATGGCGGTCTGGGTGATCATGCGTGCGCTCGACGCACTGAATCTGCTGCCCTTGCCCAACCGACTCGACCTGCTGGAGTCACTCGGGCTGCACAGCGCCGAGCTGGCGCACTGGGAGCAGGTGAGCCGGCGGATGTACGTCCCGTTCCACGACGGGGTCATCAGCCAGTTCGAGGGCTACGGCGATCTCGCCGAGCTGGATTGGGGCCGCCTTCGCCGGCAGTACGGCAACATCCAGCGGCTGGACCGCATCTTGGAGGCCGAGGACGACGATGTCAACCGCTACAAGGCATCCAAGCAGGCCGACGTGCTCATGCTGCTCTACCTGCTCTCGGCGGATGAGCTGCGCGAGCTGCTCGACCGGCTCGGCTATCGCCTCCTGCCCGAGCAGGTGCCGGCAATGGTCGACTATTACCTGGCCCGCACCTCGCACGGGTCCACGCTCAGCGGCGTCGTGCACACCTGGGTGCTGGCCAGGGCCAACCGCGATCGCGCCCTGGAGTTCTTCCAACAGGCGCTGAAATCAGATGTCTCCGATATCCAGGGCGGCACCACGTCCGAGGGTGTTCACCTGGCGGCCATGGCGGGCACCGTCGATCTCATGCAGCGCTGCTTCACCGGCCTGGAGACCCGGTCCGATCGCCTCATCCTCTCCCCGTACTGGCCGGAATCCCTTGGTGTGCTGGTCATTCCGATCCACTACCGCGGGCTGCACCTGCACCTGCGGGTCAGCGGTAAGGGCGTGATCATCAGCGTGGATCCGCGCCATGCGGCCGGGATCGACGTGGAGTGTCGCGGTCGGGTCGTCAAACTGATGCCCGGGACCACCGTCCGGTTCCCGGATTGA
- the ppsA gene encoding phosphoenolpyruvate synthase, giving the protein MGTRGFVRFFEDFGIEDVPLVGGKNASLGEMFQKLSEHGVRVPHGFAITAAAYRHMLDEAGAWDRLHAELDDIDPDDVAALARKAKRAREIVYGAGLPDDLAAEILRGYRTLQQEYGEEVSLAVRSSATAEDLPTASFAGQQDSFLNIKGDESLLETCRRCFASLFTDRAIHYRIDQGFDQFRVSLSIAVMKMVRSDISSSGVMFSIDTESGFRDAVFITGAYGLGENVVQGAVDPDEFYVHKPTYAAGHRAVLRRHLGDKAVKMILVEGETKNTTRNIPTPKSDRARFCLTDSDILELAGYACTIEDHYGRPMDMEWAKDGLDGKLYIVQARPETVVSQQSATTLESYVLRGRGEILAEGRAVGERIASGTVRRIENQAQLSDFKPGEVLVSDTTTPDWEPVMKTAAAIVTNRGGRTCHASIIARELGIPAVVGTGDATTSVPDGAAATVSCAEGDTGRVYQGALDFQVDRTEIGDLPRPRTQIMLNLGNPDLAFKTSFLPNDGVGLARMEFIISEYIKVHPLALLHPDRVDDPEARRTIDRLTLGYPDGGTYFVERLSEGIGTIAAAFWPKPVVVRMSDFKTNEYASLLGGAGFEPAESNPMLGFRGASRYAHPAYAEGFALECRAMRRVRDEMGLTNVILMLPFVRRVSEADLVLQTMADLGLRRGENGLKVYAMCEIPNNVILIDQFAGRFDGFSIGSNDLTQLTLGVDRDSEIVAFDYDERDDGVKEMIRLAVEGCRRNGIHSGLCGQAPSDYPDMAEFLVRIGIDSMSLNPDTVVRTTRQVLELEQQLLPSSAS; this is encoded by the coding sequence ATGGGTACACGGGGATTCGTCCGCTTCTTCGAGGACTTCGGGATCGAGGACGTGCCGCTGGTCGGCGGCAAGAACGCCTCGCTGGGCGAGATGTTCCAGAAGCTCTCCGAGCACGGTGTCCGGGTGCCGCACGGGTTCGCCATCACCGCGGCCGCCTATCGACACATGCTGGACGAGGCGGGTGCCTGGGACCGCCTGCACGCCGAGCTCGACGACATCGACCCCGACGACGTCGCCGCGCTGGCCCGCAAGGCCAAGCGCGCCCGGGAGATCGTCTACGGCGCCGGCCTCCCCGATGACCTGGCCGCGGAGATTCTACGGGGCTACCGCACCCTGCAGCAGGAGTACGGCGAGGAGGTCAGCCTCGCCGTGCGGAGCTCCGCCACCGCGGAGGACCTGCCGACCGCCAGCTTCGCCGGGCAACAGGATTCGTTCCTCAACATCAAGGGCGACGAGAGCCTGCTCGAGACATGCCGCCGTTGTTTCGCCAGCCTGTTCACCGATCGCGCCATCCACTACCGAATCGACCAGGGCTTCGACCAATTCAGGGTTTCGCTGTCGATCGCCGTCATGAAGATGGTGCGCTCGGATATCTCGTCCTCGGGCGTGATGTTTTCCATCGACACCGAATCGGGCTTCCGCGACGCCGTTTTCATCACCGGCGCCTACGGTTTGGGCGAGAACGTGGTTCAGGGCGCCGTCGACCCCGACGAGTTCTATGTCCACAAGCCGACCTATGCGGCCGGTCACCGCGCGGTATTGCGCCGACACCTCGGCGACAAGGCGGTGAAGATGATCCTCGTCGAGGGCGAGACCAAGAACACCACGCGCAACATCCCCACACCCAAATCCGACCGCGCGCGGTTCTGCCTCACCGATTCCGACATCCTGGAACTCGCCGGCTACGCCTGCACCATCGAGGATCACTACGGACGGCCGATGGACATGGAGTGGGCCAAGGACGGTCTCGACGGAAAGCTCTACATCGTGCAGGCCCGTCCGGAGACCGTGGTCTCCCAGCAGAGCGCGACCACGCTGGAGTCCTACGTGCTCCGGGGGCGCGGCGAGATTCTGGCCGAGGGGCGTGCGGTCGGCGAACGGATCGCGTCGGGCACGGTGCGACGAATCGAGAACCAGGCGCAACTCTCGGATTTCAAACCGGGTGAGGTGCTGGTCTCCGACACCACCACGCCCGACTGGGAGCCGGTCATGAAGACCGCCGCGGCGATCGTCACCAACCGCGGCGGGCGGACCTGCCACGCCTCGATCATCGCGCGCGAACTCGGCATCCCCGCCGTGGTCGGCACCGGCGACGCCACCACCAGCGTGCCCGACGGCGCGGCGGCGACGGTGTCGTGCGCCGAGGGCGACACCGGCCGGGTGTACCAGGGCGCGTTGGATTTCCAGGTGGATCGCACCGAGATCGGCGATCTGCCCCGTCCGCGCACGCAGATCATGCTCAACCTGGGCAACCCCGACCTCGCGTTCAAGACGTCGTTCCTGCCCAACGACGGGGTCGGACTTGCCCGGATGGAGTTCATCATCAGCGAGTACATCAAGGTGCACCCGCTGGCCCTGCTGCATCCCGACCGGGTCGACGACCCCGAGGCGCGCCGGACGATCGACCGGCTCACGCTGGGCTACCCCGACGGCGGCACGTATTTCGTGGAGCGCCTCTCCGAGGGCATCGGCACCATTGCCGCCGCCTTCTGGCCGAAGCCGGTCGTGGTGCGGATGTCGGACTTCAAGACCAACGAGTACGCCAGCCTGCTCGGCGGCGCCGGATTCGAACCGGCCGAGAGCAACCCGATGCTCGGCTTCCGCGGCGCCTCGCGCTATGCGCACCCAGCCTACGCCGAGGGGTTCGCGCTGGAATGCCGCGCCATGCGGCGCGTGCGCGACGAGATGGGCCTGACGAACGTCATCCTGATGCTCCCGTTCGTACGACGGGTCAGTGAGGCGGACCTGGTCCTGCAGACGATGGCCGACCTCGGCCTGCGCCGCGGCGAGAACGGGCTCAAGGTGTACGCGATGTGCGAGATCCCGAACAACGTGATCCTGATCGATCAGTTCGCCGGCCGTTTCGACGGCTTCTCCATCGGTTCCAATGACCTGACCCAGCTCACCCTGGGGGTCGACCGCGACAGTGAAATCGTGGCCTTCGACTACGACGAGCGCGATGACGGCGTCAAGGAGATGATCCGGTTGGCCGTCGAGGGCTGCCGCCGCAACGGGATTCACTCGGGGCTTTGCGGGCAGGCGCCGTCGGATTACCCGGACATGGCCGAGTTCCTGGTCCGGATCGGCATCGACTCGATGAGCCTGAATCCGGACACGGTGGTGAGGACCACCCGCCAAGTGCTGGAGCTGGAACAACAGCTGCTGCCCTCATCGGCGTCATGA